Below is a genomic region from Actinomycetota bacterium.
CGCCCCGTCAGCGGTCACCCGGCTGGTCGAGATGGGGGTAGAGCCGTTTTTGGTCGCCTCGGCCCTGGACTGTGTTCTGGCCCAGCGACTCGCCCGCCGCCTGTGCGCCAAGTGCAAGGAGCCCTACACCCCCAGCATCGACGCGCTGCGGGAGAACGGGGTCCCCTTCGACCAGCCCGGCCCCCTGCCCACGCTGCACCGTGCGGCCGGCTGCCAGCACTGCTCCCATACCGGGTACCGCGGGAGAGTGGCGCTGGTCGAGGTCATGAGGATGTCCGAGGAGATCGAGCGGATGGTGGTCGAAAGAAAGTCGGCCGAGGACATCAAGCGCACGGCGATCTCACAGGGGATGACCACGCTCCGGGAGGACGGGATGCGCAAGCTCCTGGCCGGGCTCACCAGCATCGAGGAGGTGCTCCGGGTCGTCGAGGGCAAGACCGGGGATCCGGCCCCCGCGGTGCCGACGAAGGCGTTGGATGCGGTCGTGGCGACCAAGACCCGCCCGAGGCGCAAGTCGGCAGACAAGCTCTCCGAGCCTGCGGCCTGAGCGGAGCACCTGCCCCTGGGTCCGGGACCCGCGGTTCCGGTGTCGGCTAGGAGCGGATGGCGGACGCGGTGCGTGCCGGGTTGCCCGTCTGACGCAGCTGCGCGTCCTCCGCCTCCGGCTCAGTGAGCAGACGCAGGGTGTGGCGCAGCTCTTCAAAGCAGATGTCCTTGGACGTGTAAGCGCTGGCTCCCGCTGCCAATGCCGACTCGAGGTTTGCCTGGTCCGCGTCTTCAGCGATTACGAGCACACGTCCGTCCGGCGGCAGAGCGCGCTTGATCCGCGAAATGAACAGGTGCTGACGGGAACCGGCTACGCCCGTGTCGATCAGGACGATGTCCGGCTGCAGCTCCCGCGACATCCGGACCCCCTCGTCCTCCGTCGCGGCCTCACGGACGTCGAAATCTCGAAGCCCTGTGAGCAGCGAGACGAAGGCCTCGCGCACGAGGCGCTGGTGCTGGACGACGAGGACGCTCCTGCGCCCCTTCTGCTCCCCCACTCTCCCCCCCGGCGGCCTCAAAGGCCGAGAACCTAGTTCGCCTGGCGAACCTGCGGATCGACGTACGGTCGCTGCGTGATCGACGCGAACTGTCCCGGTGCCCCGGGAGCCGCCAGCACGCCCTCCCTCATCGCGACGATGACCGCTTCCGTCCTGCTGCCGACGCCCAGCTTGGCCAGGACCTTCGATATGTGCGTCTTGACCGTTTCCACGCCGATGCCGAGCCTCCGGGCGATCTGCTTGTTGGGCAGCCCCATGGCCAAAAGCCTGATGATTTCCTGCTGTCTGGGCGTCAGGACCGGACCGGCGTGCCGCTCGCCGCGCGCAAAGGCCGACAGACTCTGGACGAGCACCGAAGCAACGGCCGGATGCAGCAGGACCTCGCCCGCCGCGACGCGCCGAATCGAGTCGGCCAGCTCGGCCAGTGAGATTCCCTTCAGGGTGAACCCGTCGGCTCCCGCGGACAGCGCCCGCTCGGCCTGGACCTGCGAAACGCGGTCCGCTACGAGCAGTACGTGTCCGCACCCGCAGTCCCGCTTCAGGTGGCCCAAAAGCTCGGGAGTCTGGTCCTCGAGAAGGTCGGCATCCACGAGGGCTACGTCCGGTCGTGTCCGCTCCGCCTTCGCGCAGGCGTCATCGAGGGAAGCGGTTTGGCCTGCGACCTCGAGGCCGTCCATTCGCTCCAGGGCGTCAACCAGGGCTTCACGCAGAAACGCACCTGGGTGAACAACAAGGATTCGGACCCGCTCACTCATCTCGTCGGTCTCCGTATGGCGTATTTGGCTCATCGGCAGTAGCGGGATCGACCTTTAGTCATTAAGAGCTAGTCGCCTCAAATATCCCTGGATGCGCGGGGCCAGTTGATCGAGCTTCACGCCCCACCCGAAAACCTGCGCCCCGACACCGAGTCTCGCAGCCACGGTTCGCGGCGTAGGCCCAGCTCCCGGCAGCCCGCACCCCCGAGCCACGCCTCCAGGTCGCTGCTCGACCTCCACTCGCTCAGGACCAGGTAGCTGGGCACGTCGTCCATGGCGGCTGAGGCATCGGTCCACAGGCAGCCGGCGGCGGACCTCATCTCCGCCACCATCTCGCCAAGCAGACCCTCGAGTTCCACGACCCGCGCCGGGTGCACGGGCAGGCGCTCGAGCCACAGCGCGGTCGGCACCTACTGGTCCCGGGGCCGGTCGCCGAGAGTCGCCTCAACGGATTGCTTTTTTCCGTCCCGGACGAGCTCGATCGACACCTTGTCCCCGACCCGGCCCTTGTTGATCGCCACACGCAGCGCGTCCATGCTCTTGACGGACTTGCCCTGGAACCGCACCACGATGTCCCCCTGCCGGATCCCCGACTGGGCGGCCGGTCCGCTCTGGACGACCTCTTGGATGACGGCGCCCTCCTCGATGCCGAACTGCTTGGCGACCTCGCGGTCGGCGCTGCTGCCGGAGATGCCGAGCCACGGGTGCGTCGCGCGTCCAGACGTGATGATCTCGTCGGCAACGCGCTTTGCGACGTAGACCGGTATCGCGAACGCGATGCCTTCGGCCCCCACCTGCGGGCTGGCGGCGATCGAGCTGTTGATGCCGATGAGCGCTCCCTGTGAGTTCAACAGCGCCCCGCCGCTGTTGCCTTGGGTGACCGCGGCATCCGTCTGGATCATGTCGACCAGGGGACGGCCGCTCGGACCCTCTGTGGTGCGTCCGAGAGCCGAGATGATCCCGGCCGTCACGGACTGCTCCAGCCCCAGCGGCGACCCGATCGCGACCGCCAGCTCGCCCACCCGAAGCTGCTCGGCGTCGCCGATCGTAATCGCCGGCAGTTCGCGGCCCTCGACCTTTATGACGGCCACGTCGGTGTCCGGATCCACCCCGACGACGCGCGCCTCCAGGCTGCGCCCCGACGCAAGTGTCACCTCGACGCGCTCGGCGCCCTCCACCACGTGAGCGTTGGTGATGATGTGGCCGTCGGTCCTGATGATGACCCCGGAACCCGTCCCCTGCGACTGGCGGGACCCGAACACACCCCGCTGCCGGGCGACGGTGTTGATGTTCACCACCGATGGCCGGGACCCGTCGGCGATCTTGATGATGGACGCCCCCGTGTCATTGCTCGCGGCTATCGAGGGCGCCTGCCGGAACTCGACTCCCGCCGGACCGGGGCGGCCCAGGAACTGCATCAGCCCGAAGACGGCCAGCGCGGCGAGAGTCGCGCCTACGACTCCTCCAATGAGCCCCGAACGAAGTCCTCCGGAGGGGGCCGGGGCGTGGGGCGAGCGCCCCGCGCCGGCCACCGTCAGTTCGGACTCGCGCTGCCATGTGCCCGTGCGGGGGTCCCACACGGTCGACTCACCGGAACTGCCCCAGCTGCCACCGTCGCCGCCGTCCCAGTCGCGGTCGGCATCCCCTGGGGTCTCCCAGCCCCGGTCGGTGTCGACGGACGCAGCCGGAGCCTCAGCTTCGTCTCCCGGCTGATCCAGTGCCTCCTGCTCGTCTGGTTCCGCGGGTTGATCCCGGTCCGGCTCACCGGCGGGGCTGCGATTGCTCTCCACGTCATCGACCTTTCGAAGTGGCATCAGTTCCTCCAAGCTTCGCGCCCGGGTGGTTGCCGTGTCGAGTGACAACGTGTGCTCCCAGCCACCGGTTCCGCCGGTAGGCTACCCGGGGTCAACCCCGAGCCGAAGGCGTGATGAGCAGACGCAAGGGCCCGGAGGAGCGGCCCGCGGTCACGATCCCCTCCCCGGAAGCGGACCAGCTGGTCCAGCAGGCGAAGGCGGGTGACTCGGACGCGTTCGCCGCCCTGTTCCGGGCGACCCTGTCGATCGTGTTCAATTTCCTGTACGGCCGGTCCAAAGACCGCGCTCTCGCCGAGGACCTCGCCTCCGAGACGTTCCTCAAGGCCATGAAGGCGATCGGAGGGTTCGAGGGAACGTCGCGCGACTTTCTCTCATGGGTCCTCCGGATCGGGCGAAACCAGTTCCTGGACCACGTGAAGTCCGGAAGGGTCCGCTGGGAGTCGGTTGTCGAGGAGATGCCGGCTTCGGTCGCGGCGTCAAACCCGGAGCGCGAGGCTCTCGGACGGATCGAGGGCGAGCAGCTGCGGCGGGCGCTCAAGCAGCTGACTCCGGAGCAGCAGGAAGTCCTGTCGCTGCGCTTTCTTCAAGACCTTCCGATCGCCGACGTTGCGGCGATCGTGGGACGAGAGCAGGGAGCTGTGAAAGCGATGCAGTTCAGAGCCCTTCGTTCTCTGGCCAAGGTGCTGGCTGCCGAGGGTGCCGCGGAGGAGTGGGACACGTGACCGGACCCTGCTCCACCGCCCGGTCGTTGTAGATTCGAACACCCCACGAGGAACGCGCATGCCCAAGGACCGGCCGAGAAGCCGCAGAGAAGAGCCAGTCGAAGACGATCGGCACCGGCCAATCTCCGATTTTCGCCGGAGGCTGTACCGACTGCCCGTGCTGGGGGCGCTCGTGTATTTCGTGGCTCCACCGCGCCTCAAGCGCCCTTCGCTGGTGCGCCGGGGTGTGTCCTGGACCTCCGGACTGGCCGCCCTGCTCGGGGTGGGGATGGTGGCCTACCCGGTGGCGGGAACGTCGTATCCGTTTTTCTACCGGGTGCCGGTCGAGAAGGCCATCGAGTGGTCCAACTTCCTCAGCGACTGGCAAGCCAACAAGATCCAGGACCGGCTCGACGGCCGGTTCGCGCAGGCTCAGGCGGCGCGCAAGACACTTTTCGCGGAAGGCGATCCGCTCACGAGGATCAAGATCCCTTCACTGAAGGTCGACACGCTGGTGGTCGAAGGCGTCTCCACCTCGGCCCTCAAGGCGGGCGCCGGCCACTACCCCCAGACGCCACTTCCGGGCAAGGAAGGAAACGTCGCCATCGCGGGTCACCGGACCACGTACGGACGACCCTTCAACGGAGTGGACCGGCTGAAAACGGGGGACGACATCATCCTGGAGACTCCGATCGGCCGCTACACCTACGAGCTGACCAGACCGCCGTGGGTCACTC
It encodes:
- a CDS encoding response regulator transcription factor, producing MGEQKGRRSVLVVQHQRLVREAFVSLLTGLRDFDVREAATEDEGVRMSRELQPDIVLIDTGVAGSRQHLFISRIKRALPPDGRVLVIAEDADQANLESALAAGASAYTSKDICFEELRHTLRLLTEPEAEDAQLRQTGNPARTASAIRS
- a CDS encoding response regulator transcription factor; this translates as MSERVRILVVHPGAFLREALVDALERMDGLEVAGQTASLDDACAKAERTRPDVALVDADLLEDQTPELLGHLKRDCGCGHVLLVADRVSQVQAERALSAGADGFTLKGISLAELADSIRRVAAGEVLLHPAVASVLVQSLSAFARGERHAGPVLTPRQQEIIRLLAMGLPNKQIARRLGIGVETVKTHISKVLAKLGVGSRTEAVIVAMREGVLAAPGAPGQFASITQRPYVDPQVRQAN
- a CDS encoding antibiotic biosynthesis monooxygenase family protein; translated protein: MPTALWLERLPVHPARVVELEGLLGEMVAEMRSAAGCLWTDASAAMDDVPSYLVLSEWRSSSDLEAWLGGAGCRELGLRREPWLRDSVSGRRFSGGA
- a CDS encoding trypsin-like peptidase domain-containing protein is translated as MPLRKVDDVESNRSPAGEPDRDQPAEPDEQEALDQPGDEAEAPAASVDTDRGWETPGDADRDWDGGDGGSWGSSGESTVWDPRTGTWQRESELTVAGAGRSPHAPAPSGGLRSGLIGGVVGATLAALAVFGLMQFLGRPGPAGVEFRQAPSIAASNDTGASIIKIADGSRPSVVNINTVARQRGVFGSRQSQGTGSGVIIRTDGHIITNAHVVEGAERVEVTLASGRSLEARVVGVDPDTDVAVIKVEGRELPAITIGDAEQLRVGELAVAIGSPLGLEQSVTAGIISALGRTTEGPSGRPLVDMIQTDAAVTQGNSGGALLNSQGALIGINSSIAASPQVGAEGIAFAIPVYVAKRVADEIITSGRATHPWLGISGSSADREVAKQFGIEEGAVIQEVVQSGPAAQSGIRQGDIVVRFQGKSVKSMDALRVAINKGRVGDKVSIELVRDGKKQSVEATLGDRPRDQ
- a CDS encoding RNA polymerase sigma factor; this encodes MSRRKGPEERPAVTIPSPEADQLVQQAKAGDSDAFAALFRATLSIVFNFLYGRSKDRALAEDLASETFLKAMKAIGGFEGTSRDFLSWVLRIGRNQFLDHVKSGRVRWESVVEEMPASVAASNPEREALGRIEGEQLRRALKQLTPEQQEVLSLRFLQDLPIADVAAIVGREQGAVKAMQFRALRSLAKVLAAEGAAEEWDT
- a CDS encoding sortase is translated as MPKDRPRSRREEPVEDDRHRPISDFRRRLYRLPVLGALVYFVAPPRLKRPSLVRRGVSWTSGLAALLGVGMVAYPVAGTSYPFFYRVPVEKAIEWSNFLSDWQANKIQDRLDGRFAQAQAARKTLFAEGDPLTRIKIPSLKVDTLVVEGVSTSALKAGAGHYPQTPLPGKEGNVAIAGHRTTYGRPFNGVDRLKTGDDIILETPIGRYTYELTRPPWVTHPADFSVLDPSSESLLTLTTCHPKGSDRQRMIVRAKLVNTEKFEEPKPQVIRKTPSVRS